From Oryza sativa Japonica Group chromosome 4, ASM3414082v1, one genomic window encodes:
- the LOC112938717 gene encoding crocetin glucosyltransferase 3, with amino-acid sequence MVFLGEKGLYDGSTTFKGQGHLAGFLALARLLRRDALLPDGDVDVTLVCTPRNGATLRASDDDDDDGADLPLREFITLLFEAFESLEPAFDGFLSGLVDQEGTTVCVVADGFVAWTVGVARRRGCPRTRSSCRAARSARPSSSETTTSEHDAVLSWLDTQRPASVLYISFGSQNSIRLHQTTKSSRRRWSPAAVRSSGPSARRWGSTCINGQFRDEWLPEGFEQRARGHVVHGWAPRVSILAHA; translated from the exons ATGGTATTTCTGGGAGAAAAAGGCTTGTATGATG GTAGTACGACCTTCAAgggccaaggccacctcgccgGCTTCCTCGCCCtcgcgcgcctcctccgccgcgacgCCCTCCTGcccgacggcgacgtcgacgtcACGCTCGTCTGCACCCCGCGCAACGGCGCCACCCTCCGcgcctccgacgacgacgacgacgacggcgc CGACCTCCCGCTCCGGGAGTTCATCACGCTGCTGTTCGAGGCGTTCGAGTCGCTCGAGCCCGCCTTCGATGGCTTCCTCTCCGGCCTGGTTGATCAGGAGGGCACCACCGTctgcgtcgtcgccgacggGTTCGTCGCATGGACggtcggcgtggcgcggcggcgcgggtgccCGCGCACGCGTTCCTCGTGTCGTGCGGCGCGCTCGGCACGGCCGTCCTCGTCGGAGACAACGACCAGCGAACACGACGCCGTGCTCAGCTGGCTTGACACGCAGCGGCCGGCGTCGGTGCTCTACATATCCTTCGGCTCCCAGAACTCGATACGGCTGCACCAGACGACAAAgagctcgcggcggcgctggagtcCAGCGGCCGTCCGTTCATCTGGGCCATCCGCCCGCCGGTGGGGTTCGACATGTATCAATGGCCAGTTCCGCGACGAGTGGCTGCCGGAAGGGTTCGAGCAGCGGGCGCGCGGCCACGTCGTTCACGGGTGGGCGCCGCGGGTGAGCATCCTCGCGCACGCATGA
- the LOC107276997 gene encoding alpha-L-arabinofuranosidase 1, with translation MEVSANFSFTMFFCFFLTALSFQWFYICTFRSQLACKVSRGSKQLMGSKEAFRRIIFCVLLLLCVSCKCLTSEVNTTQLAVLKVDASPQHARKIPETLFGIFFEEINHAGAGGIWAELVSNRGFEAGGPNTPSSIDPWSIIGNESVISVATDRSSCFSRNIIALRMEVLCGDCQAGGVGIYNPGFWGMNIEDGKNYSLVMYAKSLENTELTVSLTSSDGLQNLSSATIQVAGTSNWTKLEQKLVAKGTNRTSRLQITTNKKGVIWLDQISLMPSDTYKGHGFRKELVSMLLDLKPQFMRFPGGCFVEGQWLRNAFRWRESVGPWEERPGHFGDVWGYWTDDGLGYYEFLQLSEDLGAAPIWVFNNGFSHNEEINTTAIAPFVKDILDSLEFARGSTNSTWGSLRVAMGHPEPFPVKYVTIGNEDCTKKFYHGNYLKFHRAIREAYPDIQIISNCDGSSKPLDHPADIYDFHVYGDSNTLFSMRNKFDSTPRNGTKAFVSEYAVSSNGVGRGTLLASLAEAAFLTGLEKNSDVVQMASYAPLFMNDNDLSWNPAAVVFNSWKQYGSPSYWMQTIFRESSGAVLHPVTINSMYSNSLAASAITWKASNSSFLRVKIVNIGSNPVNLIVSTTGLEALVNMRKSTITILTSKNLSDENSFSKPTNVVPVTRELPNAGEEMFAFLGPYSFTSFDLALGQQKHVS, from the exons atGGAGGTCTCTGCAAATTTCAGTTTCACtatgtttttttgtttcttcttaACGGCTCTCAGCTTTCAATGGTTTTATATTTGTACCTTTCGTTCCCAGCTAGCATGCAAAGTTTCACGTGGGAGCAAGCAACTAATGGGCTCCAAAGAAGCATTCCGACGTATCATATTCTGCGTCTTGCTTCTACTCTGTGTGAGCTGCAAATGCTTAACCTCAGAGGTAAACACAACCCAACTGGCAGTCCTCAAGGTTGATGCCTCACCGCAGCATGCTCGAAAGATCCCTGAGACACTCTTTGGGATATTTTTCGAG GAGATCAACCATGCTGGAGCAGGTGGAATATGGGCAGAGCTTGTCAGCAACAGAG GTTTCGAAGCTGGAGGCCCTAATACTCCATCGAGCATTGACCCTTGGTCCATAATTGGAAATGAATCTGTCATATCAGTGGCAACTGATCGATCATCATGTTTCAGTCGAAATATCATTGCTCTGAGGATGGAGGTTCTCTGTGGTGACTGCCAAGCTGGTGGTGTTGGCATTTACAATCCAGGATTCTGGGGCATG AACATAGAGGATGGAAAGAACTACAGTCTTGTCATGTATGCTAAATCATTAGAAAATACAGAGTTAACAGTTTCACTAACAAGCTCTGATGGGTTGCAAAATCTGTCTTCTGCTACCATACA AGTTGCTGGTACATCAAATTGGACAAAACTTGAGCAGAAGTTGGTTGCTAAAGGAACAAACAGAACCTCAAGGCTTCAAATAACAACTAACAAGAAAGGTGTCATATGGTTGGATCAAATATCACTCATGCCTTCAGACACGTATAAG GGTCATGGTTTCCGGAAAGAACTTGTATCAATGCTTTTGGATTTAAAACCACAATTCATGAGGTTTCCTG GAGGCTGCTTTGTTGAAGGCCAGTGGTTAAGAAATGCATTCAGGTGGCGTGAGTCTGTTGGTCCGTGGGAGGAGAGGCCTGGACACTTTGGTGATGTCTGGGGTTATTGGACTGATGATGGCCTTGGATATTATGAGTTTCTTCAG CTTTCTGAGGATCTGGGTGCTGCCCCAATCTGGGTGTTCAACAATG GTTTCAGCCACAATGAGGAGATTAATACCACGGCTATTGCTCCATTTGTAAAG GATATACTGGACAGCCTAGAATTTGCAAGGGGAAGTACCAACTCAACATGGGGCTCTCTTAGAGTTGCAATGGGGCATCCTGAACCATTTCCAGTCAAATATGTTACAATTGGAAACGAAGACTGTACAAAAAAATTTTACCATG GTAATTACCTCAAGTTCCATCGTGCTATAAGAGAGGCTTATCCAGACATTCAAATCATCTCAAACTGTGATGGTTCATCTAAACCACTTGACCATCCTGCTGACATATATGACTTCCAT GTCTACGGGGATTCTAATACTTTGTTTTCTATGAGGAACAAATTTGACAGCACGCCTCGGAATGGGACAAAG GCCTTTGTCAGTGAGTATGCTGTTTCAAGTAATGGTGTAGGTAGAGGAACTCTTCTTGCCTCACTGGCTGAGGCTGCTTTCCTCACTGGACTGGAGAAGAATAG TGATGTTGTTCAGATGGCCAGCTATGCACCGCTCTTCATGAATGATAATGATCTCTC GTGGAACCCAGCTGCTGTCGTCTTCAACTCATGGAAACAGTATGGAAGTCCTAGTTACTGGATGCAGACAATTTTCCGCGAATCGAGTGGTGCTGTGCTGCATCCAGTGACAATCAACTCCATGTATTCTAATTCATTAGCAGCTTCTGCAATAACCTGGAAAGCCAGTAACAGTAGCTTCTTGAGAGTGAAG ATTGTAAACATTGGGTCCAACCCTGTGAACCTCATAGTATCCACAACTGGTCTTGAAGCTTTGGTCAATATGCGGAAATCAACAATCACTATTCTCACATCCAAAAATCTGTCAGACGAAAATTCATTCAGTAAACCCACTAAT GTCGTGCCGGTTACAAGAGAACTACCCAATGCTGGAGAAGAGATGTTTGCTTTCCTTGGTCCTTACTCATTTACTTCATTTGATCTTGCTCTCGGCCAGCAGAAACATGTTTCCTAA
- the LOC4335351 gene encoding protein EIN6 ENHANCER: MESEVVKTEMVLAATFPFKKVQIADKYPKGQSRGRQWKHLRLLLQAADATSLPPDRPNYLNIQSPPSIYPPKRYCDITGFEAPYVDPRTKLRYADPEVFKQIRMLPDEYVQRYLALRNAAVVLR; this comes from the exons ATGGAGTCGGAGGTGGTgaagacggagatggtgctcgCGGCGACGTTTCCCTTCAAGAAGGTGCAGATCGCCGACAAGTACCCCAAGGGCCAGTCCCGCGGCCGCCAGTGGAagcacctccgcctcctcctccaggccgccgacgccacctcCCTTCCCCCCGACCGCCCCAACT ATTTGAATATCCAGTCGCCCCCATCAATTTATCCACCCAAGAGATATTGTGACATAACTGGTTTTGAG GCACCATATGTGGATCCAAGGACAAAGCTGCGCTATGCTGATCCAGAAGTGTTCAAGCAAATCCGAATGCTTCCTGATGAATATGTCCAAAGGTATCTGGCACTGAGAAATGCTGCCGTTGTACTGAGATAA